The sequence AAATGATGAGGCGATCGCATAATTCTACCTTACAACTGGTGCAAACTGTCCTCGATATTTATCGCAATGATACCGAAGGATTGCAACTACACACCCAACCCGTTAATTTAGCCGAAATTGCCCAAGAAACCAGTGCTACCCTCACCAACCTAGCCACAAGTCGTCGCGTTTCCCTTTCCATTAATTATGGAGAATCAGAATTTGCTCGCGCTTTATGGGTGAATGGAGACGCACTACAGTTGCAACGCGTTTTCAGCAACTTACTGATTAACGGGATTAATCATTCCCCGCGTGGTGGAAGAGTGGAAGTGGTTTTAGAATCCGTCAACAGTTATCATCAAGTTTTAGTCAAAGATCGGGGTTCGGGAATTGTTGCAGAAGAACTTCCCCACCTATTTGAAAGATTTTACCAAGGAAACAGCGATCGCCAAGCCACAGGTTCAGGACTCGGATTATATTTAACTCGGCAAATTATTGACGCGCATGGCGGAACAATTTGGGCAAAAAATCGCCAACCCCAAGGCGCGATTTTTGGATTTCGTTTACCCGTTTATTTGACTGCTCCCCTCCCTCCGCTCCGCTAAAGGGCGAGGCTTTAAACCCAGTTTTTCTGGTAAAATAATGAAGTCACCTCCGCAATTACTTTCCCATCGATGAAAGCCCTCAAACTCTTATTGGTTGAAGATGACGAATTGTTCCGTTTGGGACTCTCTACTCGCTTGCAGCAAGAATCAGGGATAGAAGTAGTAGCTGAAGCTGTGGATGGTGAAACCGCAGTGGAATTGACCAATCAGCATCATCCTAATGTGGTTTTATTGGATGTAGGTTTACCCGGAATTGGCGGAGTGGAAGCTTGCCGTCAAATTCGCGCCTCACATCCGAATTTGCCCATTCTAGTTTTAACGTCTCATTCCCAAAAGCCTCTCATTGAACGTTTGATTGCCGCAGGGGCTTCAGGTTATTGTCTCAAAGGAGTTGAAGCAGAGGTCTTGGTTTTAGCCTTGCGTTCGGTGGCTGCGGGGGCTTCTTGGTGGGATTCTGTGAGTACGGCTCAAATTCGCACGACAATGGGAGAAACTGCGATTAATGGGAGTCCTCTTCCCTCAGAAACCCTAGAAAATCCTTTAACCAAGCGAGAACAGGAGATTTTAGAGTTGATGGTAGCGGGTAAAACCAATCAAGAAATTGCAGAAATTC comes from Oscillatoria salina IIICB1 and encodes:
- a CDS encoding sensor histidine kinase, which gives rise to MLHRFLSIPKISLAKHQVTWLLAAIVALEYLTPPEYVFGYLYTGPILIANARLSRAAGWRVTILGAGLTLFNLIIPGKIGYSFPAFANRLIAVLALLVTGWLSDRNRFYQEAIARQEAQLRTQEKLASIREDFVSTLTHDLKTPLLGAIETINSFQSGLFGEVTPTQKKVLEMMRRSHNSTLQLVQTVLDIYRNDTEGLQLHTQPVNLAEIAQETSATLTNLATSRRVSLSINYGESEFARALWVNGDALQLQRVFSNLLINGINHSPRGGRVEVVLESVNSYHQVLVKDRGSGIVAEELPHLFERFYQGNSDRQATGSGLGLYLTRQIIDAHGGTIWAKNRQPQGAIFGFRLPVYLTAPLPPLR
- a CDS encoding response regulator transcription factor; the protein is MKALKLLLVEDDELFRLGLSTRLQQESGIEVVAEAVDGETAVELTNQHHPNVVLLDVGLPGIGGVEACRQIRASHPNLPILVLTSHSQKPLIERLIAAGASGYCLKGVEAEVLVLALRSVAAGASWWDSVSTAQIRTTMGETAINGSPLPSETLENPLTKREQEILELMVAGKTNQEIAEILYIATGTVRVHVHAILQKLEVRDRTQAAVLALQRGLVAFL